ATGTTTCATtgtattatcattaataaaatgattgactccaagaaaaaacactgaattttgTAACCAGTTTAAAActtaataaagttttaaaatgtcatttttagtagACATGACATGACCTTTGGCCACTGCTGTACCTACTGTACACTGTGTTCTGCAGAtgtgtatggagccaaaagagtctcaataaactacattcacatatgcacacataggattcatacacgcacacacataattcataaatgcacacacaggatacacGAATGcgcacaacatttacaaatgcacacacaaaattttgaaagcacagaagattcacaaatgcatacaaaattcagaaaaacacacacaattcagaaatacacacacaattcagaaatgcaaaaaacatttacaaatgcattcaagattcacaaatgcacaggacaagattcagaaatgtatttctgatgcacatacacatatatcttggtttacaaactgcttgcggtctgtgatcttcactgcatttgtgtgtgaattttgagactcccctgacttggctcgacacacaaatgcctttttttaaacagggaatgatctgcaccCAACAGacatctcccttgttttagccaatgacaagaatgcaccccacgtgggggattgtttacttatgagccaatcagcgaacgactcactttcctcagcgaacaactccctttcctcacgcagcgaatgactcactttcctcagtgaatgattcactttcctcgcccagcgaacgactcactttcctcagcgaacgattcactttcctcacacagcgaacgactcactttcctcagcgaacgactcacttacctcacgcagccggcgactcactttgcgcagccggcgACCCACTTTGCACAGCAGGAAACTCACTTTCCGCAGccagagagtcactttcctctcgcagcgaacgactcattttcctcatcgaacgatacactttcctcacgagtcactcagcgaacgactcactttcctcagcgaacgatttaCTTTCTTCATGCAGCCGGCGAATCACTTTgtgcagccggagagtcactttcctctcgcagtgaacgactcactttcctcatcgaatgattcactttcctcacgagtcacgcagcgaacgactcactttcctcagcgaacgactcacttacctcacgcagccggcgactcactttgcgcagccggcgACCCACTTTGCACAGCAGGAAACTCACTTTCCGCAGCCAGAGAGTCACTTTCCtatcgcagcgaacgactcattttcctcatcgaacgatacactttcctcacgagtcactcagcgaacgactcactttcctcagcgaacgatttaCTTTCTTCatgcagccggcgactcactttgtgcagccggagagtcactttcctctcgcagtgaacgactcactttcctcatcgaatgattcactttcctcacgagtcacgcagcgaacgactcactttcctcagcgaacgattcactttcatcacgcagccggcgactcactttgcacagccggagagtcactttcctctcgcagtgaacgactcactttcctcattgaacgactcactttcctaaaggcgggcgtacacggtgcgaattcggatggtcggaagatcgtatgtccacacACACGGCACAAGTCAGTTTATCTgaaaaatcgtacggacgagatgatatacgacacgattttacaacctgcgaattccagaggCAATCGCAcaaagttgatagacgcgttcgacttgaagcagcgctgcacgcacagaaggatcactgtatgacattaccgcgagagcgataagagagcacacatatccaatgcatttgaattgctctcgcggtactttgatgtcatacaggtgatcattctgtgcagcgctgcttcaagtggagtgcgcctaatataactgctctccctctctcataactgcatataaaatattgatacgagccttgactgtttcctacaagtacaggttatttttcagcaataggaaaccgggacgtttggttaccctaTGTGTGGgctcttgtatatggtttataaatatctgaaataggtattacaatgtaaacatggtttgtgaggacaattactgtgccctcgtaaaccaaatggctttaaaaaaaatactatatggtgtttaatagaaattttaaacatgcattttccgtgaggatagaggtagtgtatggggatatacaataccgttacgtttatggagagtccctgtaaactacatatgcgtgtgtgagcgagagagggagagagagaactaaaaaggcattggaatacgttgctagaaacctcatacagcgctcgctgttcctgtcagactGCAGCGATGTTATCCTTCTGGTCAATAGTTCACATTTGCCGTGGCGCTGCCAActtctctttcttcttctgtggttttcctagttcgtgattggtcaacttcagataaatcaacaaattggctcgttcaaccgcacaaatggcacgaattcaaaccgatagctcacaaactttttagacatgtttaaaaatgatcggtaggtcgggaagtgctcataagccactctgctcggctcttaattcatcgcaaatgatacgagccgcgaccatacgagcatacacgatttccacacgattgaaaaaaatcgcacgcgaactcgtacgacagcaaaaatcgcaccatgtacgcccgccttaagcgaacgattcactttcctcatgcagccggcgactcactttgcgcagccggagagtcactttccttttgcagcggaccactgactctctcttcatgtagggacttcTATAtggcatccaaaagaatatttagatatatttaaatattcaaaaaggtgtaattttttttttactttcattgaaatatttaaataaaattaaataattgcctattgcaaatttatgaatccatggttaactttttttctgcagtcactgagctaaatgtattgagacatttataaatttatattttgtaaaaattaataaaaaagtaaacctgaattgtaacctaaacatctgtattttcatacaatttcataaataagtaggctataatatgcagCACCACAGGCATGCTGTGTGAATgcattcatgtgattggcttatatgtaaacaatcccccacgtggagtgcgttcttgtgattggctaaaagaagggagatatctgattggttgctgacaattccctgtttaaaaaaaagcatttgtgtgtcaagccaagtcaggggagtctcaaaattcacacacaaatgcagtgaagttcacagaccgcaagcagtttgtaaaccaagatatatatgtatgtgcatcagaaatacatttgtgaatcttgtcctgtgcatttgtgaatcttgaatgcatttgtaaatgttgtttgcatttctgaattgtgtgtgtatttctgaattttgtgtgcatttctgaattttgtatgcatttgtgaattttctgtgttttttacattttgtgtgtgcatttgtacattttgtgcgcatttgtgtatcctgtgtgtgtatttatgaatcatgtctgtgcatgtatgaatcctgtgtgtgcatatgtgaatgtagtgtgtgcatttatctttattgagactcttttggctccatagatGTGTTCGGTCAGGAAACGAAGTTAATGAAAccgggagattcagtcactctgaacTCTGGTCTTACTGAAATGAAAGATGATGATCAGATTCAGTGGATGTTTAGGTCTGGAAAAGAAAACGCtttaatagctgaaatcaatGTAAGAGCCGACAGCATGACTGTGTATGAagatgttcttgatgggagattcagaaacagactgaagctgaacaatcaaactggatctctgaccatcacaaacagcaGAAATGAACATACAGGACTTTATGAACTACTGACCaagagtgtgatgaagagatTCTTTCTTAGTATCATTGGTGAGTTAACTTTATGGCGCATCATCTATGcacctgaataaacaaacaatcaaagaTTAAgggaataatataataataaaatatctaaattaataacattatgtgttttatattcatttgCAATTGGCATCAGTATAAAAATCAGTCAGTTATTAATCCAAACACAATTTCTGTTCGTTTATATAATTCATTTCAAATTTACACTTCAAACGTTTTACTTCAGTAAACCATCAGATAAGACTCTGAATCTGTGATGAaccctgtttctgtttgttctctgtgtgtttttgataATGCAGATGAAATATCAAtgaaggagggagattcagtcactctaaactctGATCTTACTGAAATGAAGGATGATAATGTGATTCAGTGGAGGTTTGGaaatgaaaacactttaatagctgaaatcaatAAACAGACCGACAGCATGACTgtatatgatgatgttcttgatgggagattcagaaacagactgaagctgaacaatcaaactggatctctgaccatcacaaacaccacaaCTGAACATGCTGGAGCTTATGAACTAGATATCAATAATGAGAAAAAGAGGTTCCTTCTCGCTGTCTATGGTGAGTTAAATATTTGTTCcaccagttttatttttttatcaccatatattttattattacacacactgttttgcattttttctttctgttctgttgttttatattattattcttttggaGATTACATTTCAAACTAATTACTAAAGTAAACAAACATGAAGgatttaaattgtattactcTGTGACTACCCATTTTCTGTTTGATCCAGATGAAATATCAGTGAAGGAGGGGGATTCACTCACTATAAACTCTGGTCGTACTGAAATAACAACgggtgaaatgtttttttggttgTATATGAATGAAATTACTTTTATAGCTGGAATCAACCCATGGGTAAACAACATTACTgtatatgatgatgttcttgatgggagattcagagacagactgaagctggactatcaaactggatctctgaccatcacaaacatcacaactcaacatgcTGGACGTTATGTATTCCTGACAGAGAGAGGACCGATTATTCGGTTATTAGAAGCtctcagtgtttctgtctatggagAGTAGAGAGCAGATTCAAAAGATCTGAACAAGAGCAAGCACATATTCAGACATCAGAAACATAAAGGATGATGTTATTTCTTAGATTATTCCTCTGATATCGATGTGGTTAATTTTCAAATTCTCATATATGCTCAAAGTATCAAATGCAAGTGTTTGTCATGGTCAATACTGAAGATTACCAAAGATTCTCGCATTCAGTCATTTTTCATATTTGATTTCAAATGTTCCTCTCTTGCAGTGTTATTATTGTACACATTCAGTTTGAAGGCTTTGTTTATATGTCTGTCTTATTAGACACACAGATCTCACTTTTCTGTCCATTTGTCATCTGTATTTGCTTGCCTTTACCAATAAAGTGTTCTCGCTCTGAGGTTCTCcatattttattacagttgtcGAGCACCTCCTGGAGGAATACTAAGGTAAGCAGTGCATATGAAGTATTGCATTATTAAAGcatttaattatacataaatgttaacattattattacgCTTATACAGACGAAAtgtcactttatttttattactattaaattgttatttttgtaactCTGCAAGACTTTCTGAAGCAAATCACATATACAgctaaaacattacaaattgtaaaaaattagattttatagATTAAGGTGCTTCAGGTACTGTTctagaatttaaagcagcagacgcgtgTGCACTTAGAATGAAAAGTGAGAACAGCTCACAGAGTCCAAGCATCGGAACTGACACAACGTCAGAGCATTCCTTATAGAGCATGCCAAAGAGGGGCATGAGTGGAGAAGCCACAAAACACAGAACTGGTAATGTCAGGGCAGGAACTACGGAACAGAAGTCTGGTGAAACGAGAGGCTGAGAGCAAGTAGAAGAGAAGACAAACTGAAAACACTAAACTGCACTTTGAGCCTATGAATACACATCAAGACAAAACACGACAAGACTGGGAGGAGGTCACGAACGAAGTGTAGCATGTTCACAACAGTCAGACAAAAGACTACACATGAGGGGACCATAAAAAGAGAGGGAATTTTGGAATAAACAAGTCACAGGTGTGATGGCAGCTGAAGTAGTAAATAAGATAATGATGGGGAGGGAACCACGAAGACAACGAGCACATGGCGAActgtcaaaacaaaaaacaacaacaatctgcTGATCAGCATCATGACAATATAaacttttattcattattcatttagtCAATATAAAAACGGAATGTGGCAGAGGGGACGTGGTTTAGTGAACCCTGCAGTGGGGGAGAGCGTCAGGAGACGCGTGGTGAGTGAGTGGGTTAAGCGCAAATAAcgaacacctgtctcttgttgcAGTAATTGGCATGGAGAGTATAAAACACCAGGAGAAACAGGAGCgggggaggagagagaaagactgCTGGCTGCTACACTCCTGGACCATGGAAGTTTTGTTGTTGATTATTTTTCCATGCCCGTTTTGCACCATTTTTTTGGGGAATAAAAGCAGTCAGTAGTAACAGCCGACCCTGCCATCTTCCTTCCTACACAACGAAcattgttacactggtgccgaaacccaggAAGGAAGATGGAGCGTGCCTGTGCCTGTGCCCTCTGCTGCAACATTTGCGGAGCTGATTACATCCCTCGCGGTCATGCAACATGAACAacaccaggccctgctggacttACGTCACGATCTGGAGAGGCGGTTTCAAGGAGACATTCCTGGATTTGTTTGAGAAGTCGGCCAAGGTACAGGACTGGCCGCGGGACCAGTGGCAGATGCGCCTGGTCCTGCTGCTCTCGGGGGAGTCCAAGGTAGCGGCACAGCAGCTTCCGGTGCAGCACCTCCTGATTTTTGATGACCTGAAGAGGGCTATCATCCAGCAGGTCAGCCGGAGTCCGGAACAGCATCACCTTCCACTCCCTGGAGCTAGGTGAGTCCGTCCAACACTTCGTTatggcccaacagctccgggactcTTGCCGCAAATGATTGCTGGCCGACGGAAGCGACGTGGATATCGAAGATAATCGATCGTTTGGTGCTGGAGCAGTTTGTCACTCGGCTACCAAGAAGAACTGCcaagtgggtccagtgccaccgccccacATTGCTGGAGTTGGCTATTGATCTCGCAGAGGACCATATGGTGGCATGCCCCGGGGTCAGCGAACCTCTTCCAtcagcttctctctctccttctttttcttctccttctctctctcgagCTGTCCCTTTACCCAGGTCCCATCTGCCCTGTTTCCCCACTCTCTCCACGCCAACCGCTTAACCCACTCGCTGCCACTGGAGCGGCGGGGAGGTCTGGGCCGGCCTGCTGGCGTTGTGGGGATCCGGACCATTTTATGGACAGGTGTCCCGTTATGGAGGTGGGGACGATGATCCGGGTCCCAGACGTCCCGCAGGCTACCCCTGGTCAGGCTGGGTGGTACCAAATACttgtgagtatcaaggggggtacctatcaggcgttggtggattcaggatgtaaccaaacctcaatccatcaaagttTGATACAATCCGGGGCATTGGATATGAGCcacatggttaaactatggtgtgCACGGGGATGTGGTTGAGTATCCTATTTTGCCAGTCGTTATCAAATTTAGGGGACAAAACCATAGTGTTGAGGTGGCAGttcaagtggatattaaattatgttgtgggataattaaatatattcataataaactacaaacataaaattatatacttttattttgttctcacattctttcttgtaactcctcactcacagtggcacagctgaatgagaggctcattatgcagctcttTATGCAGcactttgtcttctcaggtgtaaat
This DNA window, taken from Carassius auratus strain Wakin chromosome 22, ASM336829v1, whole genome shotgun sequence, encodes the following:
- the LOC113039294 gene encoding uncharacterized protein LOC113039294, giving the protein MREMAIKLVLFCLCFWRLDDVFGQETKLMKPGDSVTLNSGLTEMKDDDQIQWMFRSGKENALIAEINVRADSMTVYEDVLDGRFRNRLKLNNQTGSLTITNSRNEHTGLYELLTKSVMKRFFLSIIDEISMKEGDSVTLNSDLTEMKDDNVIQWRFGNENTLIAEINKQTDSMTVYDDVLDGRFRNRLKLNNQTGSLTITNTTTEHAGAYELDINNEKKRFLLAVYDEISVKEGDSLTINSGRTEITTGEMFFWLYMNEITFIAGINPWVNNITVYDDVLDGRFRDRLKLDYQTGSLTITNITTQHAGRYVFLTERGPIIRLLEALSVSVYGE